From Halapricum desulfuricans, a single genomic window includes:
- a CDS encoding CoxG family protein produces MTDNINEPETDVSSEQETAETSASEMASESTFDEEEARLEFADTVSIETNKDDLWEFISRAENLADCIPGAESVERLSERHYTCEITRGISRVTVSLDGEFELVEMNEPDWIVMEGNGFDSTTGSDFDVLAAMEMDEHENGTDLSYSAELYYTGGVARLGARLLSRVIQGDIETYFQNIKDEVESE; encoded by the coding sequence ATGACAGACAACATCAACGAACCGGAGACGGACGTATCGAGCGAACAAGAGACGGCGGAGACGAGCGCCTCGGAGATGGCAAGCGAGTCGACGTTCGACGAGGAGGAGGCGCGCCTGGAGTTCGCGGACACGGTCTCCATCGAGACGAACAAAGACGACCTCTGGGAGTTTATCTCCCGGGCCGAGAACCTCGCGGACTGCATCCCCGGCGCGGAGTCGGTCGAACGACTCTCCGAGCGACATTACACCTGCGAGATTACGCGCGGGATCAGCCGCGTGACGGTCTCGCTGGACGGCGAGTTCGAACTCGTCGAGATGAACGAACCGGACTGGATCGTCATGGAGGGCAACGGGTTCGACTCGACGACCGGCAGCGACTTCGACGTGCTCGCCGCGATGGAGATGGACGAACACGAGAACGGGACCGACCTCTCCTACTCGGCGGAGCTGTACTACACCGGAGGCGTCGCCCGGCTCGGCGCGCGGCTCCTGAGCCGGGTCATCCAGGGCGACATCGAGACGTACTTCCAGAACATCAAAGACGAAGTCGAGTCGGAGTAG
- a CDS encoding ABC transporter permease: MDRFYQACSLAVPLVVWQLAAGVFGVIDPSLLPPPAAIVETTAALLTQASFRADVLVTIQRTLVASIGGSTLGTVVGLAMGWNPRVKAVLSPLAAAIFPLPMIALLPLVILLLGSTETALVVTAGLGTFFVVLWNAMDGASGIENVHVEVARDNGATSTYRLFREVLLPGSLPLVLVGLRLGLSTSLLIVVAVELVAGGSGLGSFLWVAWMSYDITDLYAGLVVSGVLGMTFTYGLAAIEHRLVPWHAGNHRTVVL; the protein is encoded by the coding sequence ATGGATCGGTTCTATCAGGCGTGTTCGCTCGCCGTCCCGCTGGTGGTGTGGCAGCTAGCCGCGGGTGTGTTCGGGGTTATCGATCCGTCGCTGTTGCCGCCGCCGGCGGCGATCGTCGAAACGACGGCGGCGCTGCTGACCCAGGCGAGTTTTCGTGCGGACGTACTCGTCACGATCCAGCGGACGCTCGTGGCCTCGATCGGCGGGTCGACGCTGGGGACGGTCGTCGGACTGGCGATGGGCTGGAACCCGCGGGTAAAGGCCGTTCTCTCGCCGCTGGCGGCGGCGATCTTCCCGCTGCCGATGATCGCGCTGTTGCCGCTGGTGATCCTCCTGCTGGGGAGTACCGAGACCGCGCTGGTCGTCACCGCGGGGCTCGGCACGTTCTTCGTGGTGCTGTGGAACGCCATGGACGGCGCCAGCGGGATCGAGAACGTCCACGTCGAGGTCGCCAGGGACAACGGCGCGACCTCGACCTACCGGCTGTTCAGAGAGGTATTGCTCCCGGGATCGCTCCCGCTGGTACTCGTGGGGCTACGCCTCGGGTTGAGCACCTCGCTACTGATCGTCGTGGCCGTCGAGCTGGTCGCCGGGGGCAGCGGCCTCGGGAGCTTCCTGTGGGTCGCCTGGATGTCCTACGACATCACCGACCTGTACGCCGGGCTGGTCGTCAGCGGCGTCCTGGGGATGACGTTCACGTACGGACTGGCCGCGATCGAACACCGACTCGTGCCCTGGCACGCCGGTAACCACCGGACTGTCGTCCTGTGA
- a CDS encoding ABC transporter permease translates to MTRLTGSRVVRQLPSLLGPFVVLALVWELAAGVLLDPRFFPPPSVTLPLAAELYLDGDFLTHAAASVRRIVLATAIGASAGIAVGIVAGWSHRARLLVNPHLAVLYPLPKIALLPVMFALFGLTETVRVLTMALAVFLLVAINTMGGVRSIEDVHVEAALDNGAGTFDLYREVILPGARPQIFSSLSMGFSVGFALLVVIEMLAAESGLGYVIWNSWQLFTIPRMYVAVFSINVLGVLFVHGTEILGDALTPWEGTYQP, encoded by the coding sequence ATGACGCGTCTCACGGGCTCCAGAGTCGTCAGACAGCTTCCGTCGCTGCTGGGCCCGTTCGTCGTGCTCGCGCTCGTGTGGGAGCTGGCCGCGGGCGTGCTACTCGATCCCCGGTTTTTCCCGCCACCGTCAGTGACGCTACCCCTGGCCGCCGAGCTGTATCTCGACGGCGACTTCCTGACACACGCCGCCGCGAGCGTCCGGCGGATCGTGCTCGCGACCGCGATCGGCGCGAGCGCGGGGATCGCCGTCGGGATCGTCGCCGGCTGGTCCCACCGGGCGCGGCTACTGGTGAACCCGCATCTGGCGGTGCTGTACCCGCTCCCGAAGATCGCGCTGCTGCCGGTGATGTTCGCGCTGTTCGGGCTCACCGAGACCGTGCGGGTCCTGACCATGGCGCTGGCGGTGTTCCTGCTAGTCGCGATCAACACGATGGGCGGCGTCCGATCGATCGAGGACGTCCACGTGGAGGCAGCACTTGACAACGGCGCCGGGACGTTCGACCTGTATCGGGAGGTCATCCTGCCGGGTGCGCGCCCGCAGATATTCAGTTCGCTCAGCATGGGCTTCAGCGTCGGCTTCGCGCTGCTGGTGGTCATCGAGATGCTGGCCGCCGAGTCCGGGCTGGGCTACGTCATCTGGAACTCCTGGCAGCTGTTTACGATTCCGCGGATGTACGTCGCCGTCTTCTCGATCAACGTGCTGGGCGTGCTGTTCGTCCACGGCACGGAGATTCTCGGTGACGCACTCACACCCTGGGAAGGAACGTACCAACCATGA
- a CDS encoding ABC transporter ATP-binding protein, producing the protein MESPQRSTADETADSRSGPTTGTGERSVRIRASGIEKAYTGRDGDVQALSGLDLEVYDSEFFCLLGPSGCGKSTFLRLVSGLLDADAGEIDIRTESNGDRPSTSMVFQEKGIFPWKSVLDNVAFGLKMRGVGKQRRYEIAREYIEKVNLSEFENAYPHQLSGGMAQRVGIARAFANDPQVLLMDEPFGDLDAQTKRYLQEELLSLWSESKKTVVYVTHDIEEAIQLGDRLGVMGARPGHIKEIVDVDLERPRTRENLDIARLEELQTRVWDVLSDEVQRTVERQ; encoded by the coding sequence ATGGAATCGCCACAGCGTTCGACGGCCGACGAGACAGCTGATTCCCGGTCAGGGCCTACAACCGGGACCGGAGAGCGATCGGTCCGGATCCGCGCGTCGGGCATCGAAAAGGCCTACACCGGCCGTGACGGGGACGTACAGGCACTATCGGGGCTGGATCTGGAAGTGTACGACAGCGAGTTCTTCTGTCTGCTCGGCCCCTCCGGCTGTGGCAAGTCGACGTTCCTGCGACTAGTCAGCGGGCTACTGGACGCCGACGCCGGCGAGATCGATATCCGGACCGAATCCAACGGCGATCGACCGTCCACCAGCATGGTCTTCCAGGAGAAGGGGATCTTCCCCTGGAAGTCGGTGCTGGACAACGTCGCGTTCGGCCTGAAGATGCGCGGTGTCGGCAAACAGCGACGCTACGAGATCGCCCGCGAGTACATCGAGAAGGTCAACCTCTCGGAGTTCGAGAACGCATACCCCCACCAGCTCTCGGGCGGGATGGCCCAGCGGGTCGGGATCGCTCGCGCGTTCGCCAACGACCCGCAGGTGCTGTTGATGGACGAGCCCTTCGGCGACTTGGACGCCCAGACGAAACGGTACCTTCAGGAGGAGTTGCTGTCGCTGTGGAGCGAATCGAAGAAGACCGTCGTCTACGTCACTCACGACATCGAGGAGGCGATCCAGCTCGGCGATCGACTCGGCGTCATGGGTGCGCGCCCAGGCCACATCAAGGAGATCGTCGACGTTGATCTCGAGCGGCCGCGCACCCGCGAGAACCTCGACATCGCTCGCCTCGAAGAACTGCAGACCCGCGTGTGGGACGTATTGAGCGACGAAGTCCAGCGCACAGTCGAAAGACAATGA
- a CDS encoding ABC transporter substrate-binding protein, whose amino-acid sequence MADSDRQGGRASSSRRRFLAGAGTAATAGVAGCTGLLGSSAESNTGPATVSFGTLTIPAVAEVLVARDRGYFEERDIELEVKRIQSAPQATPQLASGELDTATGSVGASLFNSAAQGVEISVVADQTQYWRGQPSSNKVLIRPEKYSEGMTLSDVSGDFTIALHGEGNVDSYIWGSLLQRNGMTWDDVQTKEILYTNMTGAMSAGEIDAAAIPDPLGLSMVNQTGAERLLYASELAPRMQIGVYLFGEPFMNDRPEVARRWLEAYLLGVREYYEMGGFPSDEVASIVSEEFGLPKNLIKMSIPSLPHKNGRINTDSLMSQQTYHHCRGTVEEEVDASAIVDESPLEDALDEVGRLDDPKPSVETINEWGQNSPKPYSELETVDQPEGFPADSLCE is encoded by the coding sequence ATGGCGGACAGTGATCGGCAGGGCGGGCGGGCATCGAGTTCACGGCGCAGGTTCCTGGCGGGCGCAGGCACTGCAGCGACAGCCGGAGTCGCCGGCTGTACCGGATTGCTCGGTTCGAGTGCAGAATCGAACACCGGGCCGGCGACCGTGAGCTTCGGGACGCTGACGATCCCGGCCGTGGCGGAGGTGTTGGTCGCCAGAGACCGCGGCTACTTCGAGGAGCGAGACATCGAGCTCGAAGTCAAGCGCATCCAGAGCGCGCCCCAGGCGACCCCGCAGTTGGCCAGCGGCGAACTCGACACGGCGACCGGATCGGTCGGCGCGAGCCTGTTCAACTCCGCCGCACAGGGCGTCGAGATCAGCGTCGTCGCCGACCAGACCCAGTACTGGCGCGGGCAGCCGTCCTCGAACAAGGTCCTGATCCGTCCGGAGAAGTACTCCGAAGGGATGACGCTCTCGGACGTCTCCGGGGACTTCACGATCGCGCTGCACGGCGAGGGGAACGTCGACTCGTACATCTGGGGCTCGCTCCTCCAGCGCAACGGAATGACCTGGGATGACGTCCAGACGAAGGAGATCCTCTATACGAACATGACAGGCGCGATGTCCGCCGGCGAGATCGACGCCGCCGCCATTCCCGATCCGCTCGGCCTCAGCATGGTCAACCAAACCGGCGCCGAACGGCTGCTGTACGCCTCGGAGCTCGCACCGCGGATGCAGATCGGCGTCTACCTGTTCGGCGAACCGTTCATGAACGACCGTCCCGAGGTCGCGCGGCGGTGGCTAGAGGCGTATCTGCTGGGCGTCCGCGAGTACTACGAGATGGGCGGGTTCCCCAGCGACGAGGTCGCCTCGATCGTCAGCGAGGAGTTCGGTCTCCCGAAGAACCTCATCAAGATGTCGATCCCCTCGTTGCCGCACAAGAACGGACGCATCAACACGGACAGCCTGATGAGCCAGCAGACCTATCACCACTGTCGTGGCACCGTCGAGGAGGAGGTCGACGCGTCGGCGATCGTCGACGAATCGCCACTGGAGGATGCGCTCGATGAAGTCGGTCGTCTCGACGATCCCAAACCGTCCGTCGAGACTATAAACGAGTGGGGACAGAACTCACCCAAGCCCTATTCGGAGCTGGAGACCGTCGATCAGCCCGAGGGATTCCCGGCCGACTCGCTGTGTGAATGA